From the Paludisphaera mucosa genome, one window contains:
- a CDS encoding phosphoesterase, with protein sequence MSASSNERVLVVPAAEFDRLGRFQGFHVDGDRYLAALLRPENTAFRPRSEVEDDPSLKQIIPYVVLRAGDEVFCYTRGGSQGEARLHRKRSLGVGGHVDEADAEGRCGFEAYDTAMRRELAEEVDIQGPGVLRLAGLINDDSTPVGSVHLGVVHIYDLDRPLVTARELGLADCGFTPIAELSAARGDFETWSQFCIDELLRQA encoded by the coding sequence GTGAGTGCGTCTTCGAACGAACGCGTCCTGGTCGTCCCCGCCGCCGAGTTCGATCGCCTGGGGCGATTCCAGGGCTTCCACGTCGATGGCGATCGATATCTCGCCGCCCTGCTCCGCCCCGAGAACACCGCGTTCCGGCCGCGCTCGGAGGTCGAGGACGACCCGAGCCTCAAGCAGATCATCCCCTACGTCGTCCTTCGCGCCGGCGACGAGGTCTTCTGCTACACCCGCGGCGGCTCGCAGGGCGAGGCTCGCCTGCACCGTAAGCGCTCGCTGGGCGTGGGCGGGCACGTCGACGAGGCCGACGCCGAGGGCCGTTGCGGCTTCGAGGCGTACGACACGGCCATGCGTCGCGAGCTGGCCGAGGAGGTCGACATCCAGGGCCCGGGCGTCCTCCGGCTCGCGGGCCTGATCAACGACGACTCGACGCCCGTGGGCTCGGTCCACCTGGGCGTCGTCCACATCTATGACCTGGATCGGCCGCTCGTCACGGCTCGCGAGCTGGGCCTCGCCGACTGCGGCTTCACGCCGATCGCGGAGCTTTCGGCGGCGCGCGGCGATTTCGAGACCTGGTCGCAGTTCTGCATCGACGAGCTACTCCGGCAGGCTTGA